The genomic window CGTTTCATTTCACACGTTGGCAAACATAGTCAGATATACATTAAACCTTGACATCAATAAAACCGCGCCTATGACATGATACGGACCAACGAGGCCGAAACTTGGGCTGGAGACAAGCCAACATCTCGAAGCTAAGGCTGAAGGAGTTCGGGGCGGAGATTTCTCGGCGATGAAATAGGCTGTTCCCCTCACGACTCGCAACTGTTGCAAGAATGACGCTGGCAGCGGGTAGTAATACCTGTTACGGTCAAAGTTAACGATTGATTTATTGAAGGGATTTCACGTATTTAAGGCCTAGCTCGTCGCTTCCTTGCTGCTTATGGTGGAGAAGGACGGTACCGGGATAGACATTCACATTAGAAGATAGATTCTCGCCCTCGATCCTTGGTGTTTGAATCTCTTATCACTGAAGATTATCGTTGCATCGCCCATATTAAACATGTCGGCCAATCCCGAGACGCATTTTGTGAAGCCAACTACTCATTGCCCCAACAATGTGTTCCCTGTGCTGGTCTATCGAGGGGTGCTCCCTGAGCCACACGACGAAGCCAGCACTACAAAGTTGCTCGAGAGCCATGGCTGGACGAAAAAGGCGAGATTGCTTGCAGCAGCAGGGTGGTGGGCAAGACTGACAGTACCAGGGCACATGGGGAACTATTACAGCGAAGCACTTCCATCCCAACACCCACGAGTGCTACGGCATGTGTTTTGATTCACAGAAGATACACACTATGGGCCACTGACACAGAATAGGGGTCTTCCAAGGCGAATCTGAGTTGATCTTTGGCGCAGGCGTTGGGGACGACGCGAGCACCGGTGTCAAATGTCACGTCAAGGCGGGAgacgtggtggtggttcCAGCAGGGGTGGCGCACGCTTCAGTGGACAAGGAAGACAGGACCAAGGACAAGAGCGAAAAGTATCGCTATATTGGCGTGTACCCAGATGGGTCGCCGAAATGGCGCAACGAGTATGGAAAGGCGCcgttggaggggagggagcttcttgatgagatTGGTGGGGTGCCTTTTCCTAGCCAGGACCCTGTTACTGGGCCTGAAGGGGCTCTGTTAAAGATTTGGACCGCGGTGAGAGAGGCTGGTTCTGTGGCTTGAGGTTAGAGACATTAGAGGAAATGAATGATAATGTGTATGTGTGTTGATCGCTGCCATTTCCCGCCATCTCGCATCCCCTTCTCCGAAACATGTGCTGAAAGAGGGGAAATTCCCCGTTATCTGCGGGCACCAATGGCCAAGATACACATTGGGTAGTGCATATCTTGGTGTCGGATATTTGGAGTCGTATGGGGGCAGGTGATTCTCCGCGTTCAACAGCTCGGCCTGGATGGTATCAAGAGGCTGAGCAGATGATATTGGAATGGAATGAAGCCGCGATAGATATGAGATTGTGACAGACAAAGCCGAGGTCAATTCGAGGCTGTGAACGAATGGGACGCGCAATGTAATTGAGGGCATTGATTAATTTGTGTTTATCGCCCGGAGATTTACATAGTTTTCCGCGTCCCACTTGGTGATAGTTTCCCGGCGGAGGCACGGAGTTTTGAACATAGTTTTCCGTCGTGAGATTAGCGATTGGCCCGACCTCGCATTGGCGTTCCTCCCCTGTTCGAAACACGATCAAGCCCAACGATGGAAAACGCGGGGAAATGACAGTAGATGCTCGGTCCAGGCTTTGTCTCGTGGCGGAAGAGAGATGAGCGGCTTCGTCCCGCCTTGGTCATCTGACACTTTTCTCGGCCTTGGGAATCTTGAGCAACTGCGGAGTATGTCGGCTATCGTATCCCCTCTCCCCACAGTCCGTGATCCGCCCTGCCTCGATATCTGTGGAGTTTTCGTTTGGtgtggatggatgaggacgaggtaCTTGGCCGACAAGTCTGTCATTGTGAGCGTACCGGTGGATGAGGCTAACACCAAAGCCACCAGCAACGACCTATCAAAAGATACTAAAAAGAAACTCGAGGAATGGATACCTGCGTCTCCATGTACCCATTTTTTGCCATCCCGCGTGTCATGTCGCTCTCCCGATTTCGCAAATGCGTTGCACTCAGTTGGCTGATTTCTGTGAAGCATTTATTGGGAGCCCGCCTCTGTGTTGCAGCTCCCAACTAGACACTCTGCAACTCACCAGCAACACTTCACTAGTAATTGTCTTCACTAGGAATTGACTTACTCAGGACAAAACAAAACATCACATTACGAAACACTACATCGATCATCATGTTTGGCTTCTTTGGAGTCAAGTCTGCCCCTCAAAAAGACTCGTCCTCTCACGACGAGCCAAGGGCCTTGCCTGCATCATGGTACCGCTCCGCCGCCATGTACGAGCTTGAACGCCGAGCCATCTTTTCCCGGAAATGGATCCTCCTCACACACAAGCTGCGATTCAAGAAGGCCGGTGACTACGTCTCCTTCACAGAAGccggcttctccttcttcctgGTCATGGATCGCGACGGCCAGATCAATGCCTTTCACAATGTCTGCCGCCACCGCGCTTTTCCTATCGTCACCCAAGGCTGCGGGAATGCTGCCATTCTGTCCTGCAAGTACCACGGCTGGTCCTACGGCTTCAAGGGCAACTTGGCAAAGGCTCCGCGCTTCGAGACGGTGCCTGACTTTGACAAGACCAAGCACAACCTCCTCCCTGTGAACCTGCGCATCGACGCCAAGGGCTTCATCTGGATAAACCTAGAGGCCGGAAAGCCGAGCATCGCCTGGGAGGAGGACTTTGATGGCGTCGACACACAGGAACGTCTGGCTCCGTATGATCTGATGAACGACTACCACTACGATCACACGTGGACTATGGAGGGCGACTATAACTGGAAGACTCTGGCGGACAACTACAATGAGTGCTACCACTGCCCTACGGGTCATCCTGGAGTCAATGCCGTCTCGAACTTGGCTGCGTACCGTGTCGAGACCAAGGGTGGACATATCCAGCATTTCAATCAGAACAAGGACGAGACCGACACGACGATGCAAGTTGCGAGCAGCTTCCTCTTCCCCAATGCCTGCTTCACCGTGACGTGAGTTGCCCCTATTTACCTCGGTCGAATGTTGTACTGACTGATTCAACAGACCCGACTTCTTCTACATGATGCGCTGCATCCCCATGTCTGCGGGAAAGACGCTCATGGAGTACGACGTCTTCCGCCACAACAacaccgacgacgagaatTTCAAGAGGATCAACGAGTTCTTTAAGCAAGTTCTCCAGGAAGACAAGGATCTCTGCAACGGCACGCAAAAGAACCTCGAGGGTGGAATCTTTATCAACGGCCAGCTGCACcccgagaaggaaaaggtaTGCTCTCCTATGGCATCAGCAAACTTGTACAGGCTAACACATTTCAGGGgcccatcttcttccaggAGACTATTCGCCAGGTGGTCATGGAGCACCGTGCTcgagaagaggaggcagGTCACGATATCTGGCCTGCGTCTCCGCAGCCGACGGCTGCGATGAAGACGAGCaagtttgaggaggaggaagctttCTGTGCCAAGTTGGATATGGGGGCTTGTGACGGTGCGTCGGAGCAGTTGTCTTGGTAGAGTGGCAAGTTGTAAAAGCAGATTATGTAGCGCATACCAAAATTGATCAGCTTGGAATACTACCACGTACCATTCTTTGTGACAGATCTTTGGCTTTTAGTTGTCATGCCTTTGCTTACATCTATGTATCTATAAAATCTCCAACTTTCACCAATTTTTAAGGCCGAGTTATTGTTGTTGATATCAATAATTTCTCCAAAAGGAGGCGGCGGAAGGACAGGTTATTCTTGAAGGTAGCCCGATAGTGAAGTTCAAGGCACTTCCAGCAATAAGTTACCAAAGAGATATCGAGACAAGTAGGCACGATGAGTTAACTATTTTGATGATCAGAAATGTCATCAATGCCACAGGAGCACTCTTCAAGGTCGTTTTCAACAACGTTTGCTCATGGAGAGCTGTATAAACATCTACAAGTTGTTCTCTCATCCCACCACAAAAGTCATCGGAATGCGGCCGAAGTGCGTACAAAATACATCCAATAGAATAATAAACCCCAAAATTCCCACCCACATTAAACCACATACTTTGCCGCGATGTAATTCTTCAAGAGGCCCGTCGGCCTCGGGGCTCGAATGGTAGAAGAGCCGAGACAATCATAAGTACAATGAACAACCCAGCACAGATGTACAGAGGAGTCAAGGTTGTGGTATCGGCAACCTGGGCGATGACTGCCGAGAGCAGTCCCATGACACGGTTCAGTGCCACGGCGATACCGTTACCGGTTGTACGGTGAGCAGAGGGGAGAACCTCGGCGGTGTACGCATAAAGTGTCCCGTAGTAGACATTGATGCAGACGGCTATCAAAGTTAGCTTCTTGTAGAAAAGGTCAGGGGCAGAAAGGGGAGCTTACAGATGGAGCAGCTCAGAGCAAGGTTTTGGGCAGAAGTCTTGACGGCGGTAtagccaaagaagaaggcagccGTGACGATTGCACCAACTCCCATCGTGTGCTTGCGTCCAAGGAACTTGAGCTCGGCGAGGAAGGCAGCAATCAACGGTCCTATGGAGGCACAGAGACTTGTGATGGTGTAGTCCCTCCAAGTCGTGTTGAGAGACGGGTTTTCGCTTGGAACGCGGCTGCTGATAAGGGATCTGAAAACACCGGCTGTCAGTTTTCAAGTCACGGATGATCCAGCACTGGGTGTGACTTACGGAAGAAAGACGAAGAATAAGGGATAGGCAAGACCGATGAGCGTCCAGGAGAACCAGATCAGACTGGTGGAAATGGAAATCTTTCGAGTGGCGAAAAGTCCCCTGAGATGGCTTCCAAGTTCCCGGACAAACTCTCCAACACCTCGGTGTGCCATCTCTGTCTCGACCTGGCCAAGTGACTGGAGCTGGGCGAGGGTCAGCGAGCAAGGCCTGTTGTGCTTCGCCGCGAGAGCCTGGAGCTCCTCCACGAGCTGCTCATCCTTTCCATGGGCGAGCAAGTGCTTGGGCGTCTCTGTGAGTTCAATCACCATGACACGGATGATGGACATGATAAAGATGATGCCTCCGGACGTGAACATGATGAGTCTCCAGGCCTTGTTGTTTTGCCAAGTACACGAGGCAGGGTCCGCGGGGTCGCAGCTCCATTCGCTTCGGGCTGTGTAGTTATCCCGTTAGCAACCATCACGACTCtgcggaggaagaagacaacTTACAGAAGTATCCCCAGGCGATAAATCCTGCAGCAGCCTGTCCGAATCCCCACCATGTAGCCATGGCCGTAACAAGCCATTGCTTCTTTGAGGGCAAGAACTCGAGGAACACGGTAGGATCAAGCACCAAGTTACCACCGGCGCCGAAACCAAGCAGGGCGATGAAGGTACCGAAGAAGGCCCAGTGAGTCGCGGCTCCCGAGATGATGGTCGAGATGGACGTGATGAAgagggtggtgttgaaggcAATCTTGCGGCCGACCATGTCTGCACCAAAGCCCCAGAAGAGAGCGCCGACCAGAAGACCAGCGTACAGAGCCATTGTGAGACCGGTCGGGTAGCCATTGTAGCCGATCTCGGCGTAGGCCTGGGCGGCGACGATGCCCTGGAGGACGGCGACCAGGGAGTCGACGGCGTAGCCGAAGCCGCTGAGACAGAAGAGCTTCAGGTGGAAGCTTGTCCAGCCGATCTCGTCAATTGCCTATCAGGAGTCAGCTGCATTCTTGAAGGAGGGAGTGCCAATTTCGTACGTCATTGACGAGAtgcatcttggccatgagGACAGGGTTAACATCCTCAGCACCCAAAACGTCCTGATGCGCATCGTACGTGGTGTTGGATGCAACACGGTAGGAGCCGGTGTCATTCTCTCCCTTTTCCATGTCGACCTTTTGCTGGTCGTCAATAGACTTGGACGACATGATGACTCTTTTTTGTATGAATGAAGATTGTAAAAGGAAAGAAAGATGAAAGAGTTTCTTGAAGTGTCGATCGATTTCTTCCACCGAGTCAGGATGCGGAGACACCGCGCCGTTTTTAATGCCAAACACGGAGAAATGCTCgagccctttttttttttactcaCCTCGACCAGGACTTGGATAGCGAGcccttggaggagatggccAGACTCTCCTCTATTCCCTATGCTAAACAAGGACGAGGTAGAGCTTGGCCgagacacacacacacacacccaGGCTTGACATGTTGGTGCTCGTTTCCCCACGAGCGCGGAGAACTGAGGGCGGACACCATGCACAAATCGGCAACGACACGATTGGAGACTTGTTTGTGTTCCCACTCCTGTACAACGCCCCCGCGATACCTAGTCGAGAAAGCCCTCGTCCCTGATAGAGAGAAACTGGGTCATCCGACTGGGGCCACGACTCGTAGTGTCGGCGGTACATCCGAGATAGGTACCGACAAGGGTTTGGAAGAGTGATAAGCTGCACTTGGGACTCAGCTGATTGGGCGTCGACCATGGGTCTCGGTCTCGCCACGGACCCCTAGTGCTCACATTAGCCTTATCCCAAGACGCGGGGTAAAGGGAGAGGTTAGGCTTGAGATAGGCGATATGGGCAAAGATGCGGGGGTGGGGACGGAAATCACGGACAAGTTTCTCGGTCCAGCGCGTCCGGGTCTGGTATCAGGAAGATGTCCGGGTCCCCCGGGTTATCGCCACGGGGAGTCGGGTAAGGGAACGTGGAGGGAGGTCAGGATCATCAGGGACAGAACTCTGTGTAGGCACAGGAGTCAATTGAgttgttggcgatggcttgAGTTGCTAGAAGAGTACGGACTCATGTCTAACTACGAGCTCGATCTAGGATACGCATTGAGACTCTTGCAACAGCACAGGAGACATTCCCTGTATCCAATGATGCTCGAGGCTCGGTGATCGATAACACTGAGCCATCTTCGTATCTTCAGCGCCCAACTCGCAATTATTTGGGAACATGTAAAGTTCCGTGTTATGATTGAGCTGGACCCGAGCTTGGGTGAGAGAGCTGAGAGTATAGTTTGTTTGGCAATCTCCTCATCTTGCGATAGCACTGATAAGCCTTGCAGGCTCTATCTTGCCGTGCTGAAGTATTCCTATCAGTCCCAGGCTGAGCCCCGAACTCTCCTTGCAAGGTGTTTCCCTGAACACAAGCGTGGAAAACATCCGTGGTTGACATCCGCAACTCCGTGTCCTCGAGATTCAGCCAACACTTCATGCTGAAAAGGGCAACACACGCAACGGGCGCGGAGAACGCATGTGCAATTTCATCATTTCAACATCCAGCCAATGCTACACCTATGCAAATAATAAACCAGTATGTATTGTGTCAATCCCGAAAAGTCATACGGTTTTTCCTCTCGGCGTGTAGAGATGATGTGTTTGCGTGGTCTGGCCGGCTTCCCTACGATGGCCCGGCGCACTGCGATTCGTGCTTGCATGGATGGGTTTAAAAGAGAATTCATCATAACTTACCTATAAAGCAAGcctcttattagtaaatCCTCATCCCTATCTTTTAATATGGCCTTATAATAGTAGtcatatagtattaaaataagattcAATAAAGACAGAGTCTCTTTTAAATGTATTTCTTCCTCTGTTGAGATTTGGTGAAGTGAAGTTTCTAGCTAGCAGCGCACGGGCCACAACGACGCAAATATCATTGTGGCTGCCCCCTCGTCCCCGTATCTAGGAATCC from Fusarium falciforme chromosome 2, complete sequence includes these protein-coding regions:
- a CDS encoding MFS domain-containing protein; the protein is MSSKSIDDQQKVDMEKGENDTGSYRVASNTTYDAHQDVLGAEDVNPVLMAKMHLVNDAIDEIGWTSFHLKLFCLSGFGYAVDSLVAVLQGIVAAQAYAEIGYNGYPTGLTMALYAGLLVGALFWGFGADMVGRKIAFNTTLFITSISTIISGAATHWAFFGTFIALLGFGAGGNLVLDPTVFLEFLPSKKQWLVTAMATWWGFGQAAAGFIAWGYFSRSEWSCDPADPASCTWQNNKAWRLIMFTSGGIIFIMSIIRVMVIELTETPKHLLAHGKDEQLVEELQALAAKHNRPCSLTLAQLQSLGQVETEMAHRGVGEFVRELGSHLRGLFATRKISISTSLIWFSWTLIGLAYPLFFVFLPSLISSRVPSENPSLNTTWRDYTITSLCASIGPLIAAFLAELKFLGRKHTMGVGAIVTAAFFFGYTAVKTSAQNLALSCSISVCINVYYGTLYAYTAEVLPSAHRTTGNGIAVALNRVMGLLSAVIAQVADTTTLTPLYICAGLFIVLMIVSALLPFEPRGRRAS
- a CDS encoding oxygenase subunit alpha, giving the protein MFGFFGVKSAPQKDSSSHDEPRALPASWYRSAAMYELERRAIFSRKWILLTHKLRFKKAGDYVSFTEAGFSFFLVMDRDGQINAFHNVCRHRAFPIVTQGCGNAAILSCKYHGWSYGFKGNLAKAPRFETVPDFDKTKHNLLPVNLRIDAKGFIWINLEAGKPSIAWEEDFDGVDTQERLAPYDLMNDYHYDHTWTMEGDYNWKTLADNYNECYHCPTGHPGVNAVSNLAAYRVETKGGHIQHFNQNKDETDTTMQVASSFLFPNACFTVTPDFFYMMRCIPMSAGKTLMEYDVFRHNNTDDENFKRINEFFKQVLQEDKDLCNGTQKNLEGGIFINGQLHPEKEKGPIFFQETIRQVVMEHRAREEEAGHDIWPASPQPTAAMKTSKFEEEEAFCAKLDMGACDGASEQLSW
- a CDS encoding Cupin type-1 domain-containing protein; this translates as MSANPETHFVKPTTHCPNNVFPVLVYRGVLPEPHDEASTTKLLESHGWTKKGTWGTITAKHFHPNTHECYGVFQGESELIFGAGVGDDASTGVKCHVKAGDVVVVPAGVAHASVDKEDRTKDKSEKYRYIGVYPDGSPKWRNEYGKAPLEGRELLDEIGGVPFPSQDPVTGPEGALLKIWTAVREAGSVA